In a genomic window of Flavobacterium lipolyticum:
- a CDS encoding DUF2279 domain-containing protein, giving the protein MNFKSIFFLSVLGFWSVFSVNAQSRVESFLTPADTLNKKRQNTVIITEATLASVTLLGLNQLWYADYPRSNFHFINDNNEWLQMDKVGHMYSAYHLGRLGAEMMKWSGADQKKQLIYGAGFGFAFLTAVEVLDGFSSEWGASSGDVIANATGTALYVSQELLWKEQRIVPKFSFHTTQYANLRPKVLGSSLNEQLLKDYNGQTYWLSVNLHSFAKESKIPKWLNVAFGYGADGMLTGNLQNDNPDFTQNPKRFRQIYLSFDVNLTKIETKSHFLKTIFSIFNTIKIPAPTLEYSANKGLKAHAFYF; this is encoded by the coding sequence TTGAATTTTAAAAGCATATTTTTTTTATCGGTTTTAGGGTTTTGGAGTGTTTTTTCTGTGAACGCTCAAAGCAGGGTTGAAAGTTTTTTAACACCTGCGGATACTTTAAATAAAAAAAGACAAAATACAGTCATAATTACCGAAGCTACTCTGGCTTCGGTAACTTTACTAGGTTTGAATCAGCTTTGGTATGCTGATTATCCTCGTTCTAATTTCCACTTTATAAATGATAATAACGAATGGCTTCAGATGGATAAGGTGGGGCATATGTATTCGGCCTATCATTTAGGAAGGTTGGGTGCTGAAATGATGAAATGGAGTGGTGCTGATCAAAAAAAACAATTAATTTACGGTGCAGGTTTTGGCTTTGCCTTTCTGACGGCTGTTGAAGTATTGGATGGATTTTCATCAGAATGGGGGGCTTCTTCAGGAGATGTTATTGCTAATGCTACCGGTACTGCTTTATACGTTTCTCAGGAATTACTTTGGAAAGAACAGCGTATTGTTCCAAAATTCTCTTTTCATACTACGCAATATGCGAATTTAAGACCTAAAGTATTGGGAAGTTCGTTAAATGAACAGCTTTTGAAAGATTATAATGGGCAAACCTATTGGCTCTCTGTAAATCTTCATTCTTTCGCGAAAGAGAGTAAAATTCCAAAGTGGTTAAATGTAGCTTTTGGATATGGAGCTGACGGAATGTTAACCGGAAATTTACAAAATGATAATCCTGATTTCACACAAAACCCGAAAAGATTTCGTCAGATTTATCTTAGTTTTGACGTAAATTTGACGAAAATTGAAACAAAATCACATTTTTTAAAGACTATCTTTTCGATTTTTAACACGATAAAAATTCCGGCGCCAACTCTCGAATACTCCGCCAATAAAGGGCTTAAAGCGCATGCCTTCTATTTTTAG
- the scpA gene encoding methylmalonyl-CoA mutase, whose amino-acid sequence MRKDLTHIKLDVNREKLDELTHNSEPGTHNFTTAEGIELKKRYSEKDLEDLEFLDFGAGFAPNLRGPYATMYVRRPWTIRQYAGFSTAEESNAFYRRNLAAGQKGLSIAFDLPTHRGYDSDHERVVGDVGKAGVAIDSVEDMKILFDQIPLDEMSVSMTMNGAVLPIMAFYIVAAEEQGVAIGKLSGTIQNDILKEFMVRNTYIYPPTPSMKIIADIFEFTSQKMPKFNSISISGYHMQEAGATADIELAYTLADGLEYIRTGLSTGMSIDDFAPRLSFFWAIGMNHFMEIAKMRAGRMIWAKLVQQFNPKSDKSLALRTHCQTSGWSLTEQDPFNNVARTCIEATAAAFGGTQSLHTNALDEAIALPTDFSARIARNTQIFLQEETKITKTVDPWGGSYYVESLTDEILKSTWKLIEEVEELGGMTKAIEAGIPKLRIEEAAARKQARIDSGQDIIVGVNQFRLEKEDPLHILDVDNQMVRKQQVDQLQKIKETRDTEKVNQSLEKLIHCAKTGEGNLLAIAIEAARNRATLGEISDALESVFGRFKAQIKSFSGVYSAAIKNDENFEKAKQLADAFAKQEGRRPRIMIAKMGQDGHDRGAKVVATGYADVGFDVDIGPLFQTPAEAAKQAVENDVHILGVSSLAAGHKTLVPQVIEELKKHGREDIMVIVGGVIPAQDYQFLFDAGAVAVFGPGTKISEAAIKILEILID is encoded by the coding sequence TTGAGAAAAGACCTTACACATATTAAGTTAGATGTTAACCGTGAAAAGTTAGACGAACTGACACATAACTCAGAACCCGGAACTCACAACTTCACCACGGCCGAAGGAATTGAGCTCAAAAAGAGATATTCTGAAAAGGATCTTGAAGATTTAGAATTTCTTGATTTTGGAGCCGGGTTTGCACCCAACTTGCGCGGGCCTTACGCTACCATGTATGTAAGACGTCCGTGGACGATTCGTCAATATGCAGGATTTTCGACCGCTGAAGAGAGTAATGCTTTTTACAGAAGAAATTTGGCTGCCGGACAAAAAGGTCTTTCGATTGCCTTCGATTTACCTACCCATCGTGGTTACGATTCCGATCATGAAAGAGTAGTTGGTGATGTTGGAAAGGCCGGAGTAGCCATCGATTCTGTCGAAGACATGAAAATACTATTCGATCAGATTCCGCTTGATGAAATGTCTGTTTCAATGACTATGAACGGAGCCGTTTTACCTATTATGGCTTTTTATATCGTTGCGGCGGAAGAACAGGGCGTAGCTATTGGCAAATTATCCGGAACCATTCAAAACGATATTCTGAAAGAATTCATGGTGCGTAACACCTATATCTACCCTCCGACTCCTTCGATGAAAATCATTGCTGATATTTTCGAATTTACGAGTCAAAAAATGCCTAAATTCAACTCTATTTCAATTTCAGGATACCACATGCAGGAAGCAGGTGCCACTGCCGATATCGAATTGGCCTACACTTTAGCCGACGGTCTGGAATACATTAGAACCGGTCTTTCCACCGGAATGAGTATTGATGACTTTGCTCCCCGATTGTCTTTCTTTTGGGCTATCGGAATGAATCATTTTATGGAAATTGCCAAAATGAGAGCAGGTCGAATGATCTGGGCAAAACTGGTGCAGCAATTCAATCCTAAAAGCGACAAATCTTTAGCCCTGAGGACACATTGTCAGACTAGTGGATGGAGTTTAACCGAACAGGATCCGTTTAATAATGTTGCCAGAACCTGTATCGAAGCCACAGCAGCTGCTTTTGGAGGAACACAGTCCTTGCACACAAACGCATTAGATGAAGCTATTGCTTTACCTACTGACTTCTCGGCAAGAATTGCCCGTAATACTCAAATCTTTTTACAGGAAGAAACTAAAATTACCAAAACCGTTGATCCCTGGGGAGGAAGTTATTATGTGGAAAGCTTAACCGATGAAATTCTCAAAAGCACCTGGAAACTTATCGAAGAAGTGGAAGAATTAGGCGGGATGACAAAAGCTATTGAAGCGGGAATTCCGAAATTAAGAATTGAAGAAGCTGCAGCAAGAAAACAGGCCAGAATAGACAGCGGACAAGATATAATTGTTGGTGTAAATCAATTCCGATTAGAAAAAGAAGATCCTCTACACATTCTGGATGTTGACAACCAAATGGTTCGCAAGCAACAAGTGGATCAACTTCAAAAAATTAAAGAAACCAGAGATACTGAAAAAGTAAATCAATCACTCGAAAAATTAATTCATTGTGCAAAGACCGGAGAAGGCAACTTACTCGCAATCGCAATTGAAGCAGCCCGAAACAGAGCGACTTTAGGAGAGATTAGCGATGCCCTCGAAAGTGTATTCGGCAGATTCAAAGCACAAATTAAATCCTTTAGCGGTGTGTATAGTGCAGCAATAAAAAATGACGAGAATTTCGAAAAGGCAAAACAATTAGCAGATGCCTTTGCCAAACAAGAAGGAAGACGTCCCAGAATTATGATTGCTAAAATGGGACAAGACGGACATGACCGAGGTGCAAAAGTAGTTGCAACAGGCTATGCCGATGTAGGTTTCGACGTAGACATAGGTCCGCTATTCCAGACGCCGGCTGAAGCTGCCAAACAAGCGGTTGAAAATGACGTTCACATCTTAGGGGTTTCATCACTTGCTGCAGGACATAAAACTTTAGTCCCTCAGGTGATTGAAGAACTTAAAAAACACGGCCGCGAAGATATTATGGTCATTGTAGGAGGAGTAATTCCTGCTCAGGATTACCAATTCCTTTTTGATGCCGGAGCAGTAGCTGTCTTTGGTCCAGGAACAAAAATTAGCGAAGCAGCCATTAAAATCTTAGAAATTTTAATTGATTAG
- the dapF gene encoding diaminopimelate epimerase, with the protein MQIEFYKYQGTGNDFVMIDNRSEFFPKENIKLIERLCDRRFGIGADGLILLENDTETDFRMVYYNSDGNQSSMCGNGGRCLVAFANQLGVIDDKTTFIATDGLHHASVGEDAIISLQMIDVDEVKKYDSYTFLNTGSPHHVQLVEDLEHYNVKENGAAIRYGELYGEKGSNVNFVKKVDDSTFSLRTYERGVEDETLACGTGATAVAIAMNAIGLTDKTSIDLNVEGGKLVVSFDKSDEHFTNVFLTGPAKFVFKGAIEI; encoded by the coding sequence ATGCAAATAGAATTTTATAAATATCAGGGTACCGGGAACGATTTTGTTATGATTGACAACCGTTCAGAGTTCTTTCCAAAAGAGAATATTAAATTGATTGAACGACTGTGCGACAGACGTTTCGGGATAGGTGCTGATGGACTGATCTTGCTCGAAAATGATACTGAAACGGACTTCAGAATGGTCTATTATAATTCAGACGGAAACCAAAGTTCGATGTGCGGAAATGGTGGTCGTTGTCTGGTAGCTTTTGCCAATCAGTTGGGGGTTATTGACGACAAAACTACCTTTATTGCAACTGATGGATTGCATCATGCTTCGGTCGGAGAGGATGCTATTATTTCCTTGCAGATGATTGATGTGGATGAAGTAAAAAAATACGATTCTTATACTTTTTTAAATACAGGCTCACCACATCATGTACAGCTTGTAGAGGATTTAGAACATTATAATGTGAAAGAAAATGGTGCAGCAATTCGTTATGGCGAATTATATGGTGAAAAAGGGAGTAACGTTAATTTTGTAAAAAAAGTAGACGATAGTACTTTTTCATTGCGTACTTATGAAAGAGGTGTTGAAGATGAAACTTTGGCTTGCGGAACCGGAGCAACGGCAGTGGCAATTGCAATGAATGCTATTGGTTTGACAGATAAAACGTCAATTGATCTGAATGTTGAAGGCGGAAAATTGGTGGTTTCTTTTGATAAGTCAGACGAACATTTCACCAATGTTTTTTTAACCGGGCCAGCCAAATTTGTTTTCAAAGGAGCGATCGAAATTTAA
- a CDS encoding GIY-YIG nuclease family protein: MFNPQSGFHTYYVYIITNQHRSTFYIGVTNNLKLRLHQHKQNIENGTKTFASKYNIQFLVYYEKFTWIHEAITREKELKKWNRDKKLALIKEQNPVFEFLNHYF; encoded by the coding sequence ATGTTCAATCCTCAATCTGGCTTTCATACCTATTACGTCTATATTATAACCAACCAACATCGTTCGACTTTTTACATTGGTGTTACTAACAATTTAAAACTAAGATTACATCAGCACAAACAAAATATAGAAAACGGTACAAAAACATTTGCATCAAAATATAATATTCAATTTTTAGTATACTATGAAAAATTCACTTGGATTCACGAGGCTATTACACGAGAAAAAGAGTTAAAAAAATGGAATAGAGATAAAAAACTAGCATTAATTAAAGAACAAAATCCAGTATTTGAGTTTCTTAATCATTATTTTTAA
- the mltG gene encoding endolytic transglycosylase MltG → MSIKKIITLTAVAVISVLMVYGFILISKIFSANTKFEDKELYVYVPTGANYTDVKKILEPYIKNFEDFEMVADKRSYPENVKSGRFLLKKDMNNMDLVRAMRSNVPVKLAFNNQERLENFAGRVGSEIEADSLSLLKAFRDPEFLAANGFNEENVFAMFIPNTYEIYWNTSAVKFRDKMIKEYHNFWTAERIEKAKKQGLTPVQVTILASIVHKESVKKDERPRIAGVYLNRLRLEMPLQADPTVIYALKLRDNNFDQVIKRVFYNDLIMKSPYNTYVNIGLPPGPIAMPDITALDAVLNPEKNDYIYFCASVERFGYHEFAATLAEHNVNAKKYSDWIASQGVTR, encoded by the coding sequence TTGAGCATAAAAAAAATCATCACGTTAACTGCTGTTGCCGTAATTTCAGTTTTAATGGTTTACGGATTTATTTTAATTAGTAAAATCTTCAGTGCCAATACCAAATTCGAGGATAAAGAATTGTACGTGTATGTTCCGACAGGAGCGAATTATACGGATGTGAAGAAAATATTGGAGCCCTATATCAAGAATTTTGAAGATTTTGAAATGGTGGCTGACAAAAGAAGTTATCCTGAAAATGTAAAATCAGGTCGTTTTTTGCTTAAAAAAGACATGAACAATATGGATTTGGTTCGCGCTATGCGTTCTAATGTACCGGTAAAATTGGCTTTTAACAATCAGGAACGTCTGGAAAATTTTGCCGGAAGAGTGGGTTCTGAAATCGAAGCAGACAGTTTGTCGTTATTGAAAGCCTTTAGAGATCCGGAATTTTTAGCCGCAAATGGTTTTAATGAAGAGAACGTCTTCGCTATGTTTATTCCAAATACTTATGAAATTTACTGGAATACTTCTGCAGTGAAATTCCGTGATAAAATGATCAAGGAATATCATAATTTTTGGACTGCTGAGAGAATCGAAAAGGCAAAAAAACAAGGATTAACTCCGGTTCAGGTTACCATTTTAGCATCGATCGTTCATAAAGAGTCCGTAAAGAAAGATGAAAGGCCTCGTATTGCCGGTGTTTATTTGAATCGTTTGCGTTTAGAAATGCCATTACAGGCTGATCCAACGGTAATTTACGCTTTAAAACTTAGAGACAATAATTTCGATCAGGTAATCAAAAGAGTTTTTTACAACGACTTGATTATGAAATCGCCTTACAATACTTACGTGAATATCGGCCTTCCCCCAGGACCAATTGCAATGCCTGATATTACAGCCCTTGATGCTGTTTTAAACCCGGAGAAAAACGATTATATTTATTTTTGTGCGAGCGTGGAACGTTTCGGATACCATGAATTCGCTGCTACTTTGGCAGAACACAATGTAAATGCAAAAAAATATTCAGACTGGATTGCCAGTCAGGGCGTAACAAGATAG
- a CDS encoding peptidoglycan-binding protein LysM: MIKKWYFYASLIVIITFLTLGFKPFNLETKPWFLIEKTDGSEYVFPSQEEDDYPILHKLNTPFTGKRLIGFKEAVAFKESQGKYRLVNSLGYMGKYQFGTQALRAIGVQNNKAFLKDPALQEKAFLVLLSKNKWILRNEIEKYEGKIINGIEITESGILAAAHLGGAGSVKNFFKNKGGQHFRDAYGTSLKSYLKAFGGYDLSFIEADSNATIHH, from the coding sequence ATGATAAAGAAGTGGTATTTTTATGCGAGTTTGATCGTTATTATTACATTTTTGACTTTGGGTTTTAAACCCTTTAATCTGGAAACCAAACCCTGGTTTCTAATAGAAAAAACAGATGGATCTGAATACGTATTTCCATCACAGGAAGAGGATGATTATCCTATCTTACACAAATTAAACACCCCATTTACCGGAAAACGCCTTATTGGATTCAAAGAAGCTGTAGCTTTTAAAGAATCTCAAGGGAAATATCGTTTGGTAAATTCGTTAGGTTATATGGGGAAATATCAATTTGGGACTCAGGCACTGAGAGCTATTGGTGTTCAAAACAACAAAGCCTTTTTAAAAGACCCTGCCTTACAGGAAAAAGCATTTCTGGTGTTATTGTCTAAAAACAAATGGATTTTACGCAATGAGATCGAAAAGTATGAAGGGAAAATTATTAACGGAATTGAAATTACAGAGTCTGGTATTTTAGCTGCCGCTCATCTTGGTGGTGCAGGTTCAGTTAAAAACTTTTTTAAGAACAAAGGAGGCCAACACTTTAGAGATGCCTACGGAACTTCTTTAAAAAGTTACCTTAAAGCCTTTGGAGGTTATGATTTATCTTTTATTGAAGCAGATAGTAATGCTACAATACACCATTAA
- a CDS encoding GNAT family N-acetyltransferase — protein sequence MITLKGDSIYLRALEPNDLEFVYAMENDESIWEVSNTQTPYSRFLIRQYLENAQQDIYEAKQLRLAICQDQDFPAIGLIDLFEFDPKNNRAGIGIVIQKDENRNQKVGSEALGLLIKYAFHHLNLHQLYANIAVGNAPSVALFTKFGFEKIGIKKDWILLHNHYQDEAMFQLINKQI from the coding sequence ATGATAACACTCAAAGGGGACTCGATTTATCTGCGTGCATTAGAACCCAATGATCTGGAGTTTGTGTATGCCATGGAGAATGATGAGAGCATTTGGGAAGTCAGTAACACCCAAACGCCCTATAGCAGGTTTTTGATCCGCCAGTATCTCGAAAATGCACAGCAGGATATTTATGAGGCCAAGCAATTGCGTTTAGCGATCTGTCAGGATCAGGACTTTCCGGCGATTGGATTGATTGATTTGTTCGAATTTGATCCGAAAAATAACAGAGCAGGCATTGGCATTGTCATTCAAAAAGACGAAAACAGAAATCAAAAAGTTGGATCTGAGGCATTAGGGCTTTTAATTAAGTATGCATTTCACCATTTAAACTTGCATCAATTATATGCAAATATTGCTGTGGGAAACGCACCAAGTGTAGCTCTTTTTACTAAATTTGGCTTTGAGAAAATAGGAATTAAGAAAGATTGGATTTTGCTCCACAACCACTATCAGGACGAAGCAATGTTTCAGTTAATTAACAAACAAATTTAA